Proteins found in one Paenibacillus borealis genomic segment:
- a CDS encoding aminotransferase class I/II-fold pyridoxal phosphate-dependent enzyme yields MNPLAGQLNDSIKAGNEHVYDMLSNLGKAIYFPKEGILSQSAEATAHAKKYNATIGIATENGMPMHLGVIQDKLSAYSPKDLYGYAPPAGKPELRTVWREKMLRENPSLEGKSFSNPVVTNALTHGLSIVADLFAEQGDAVIYPDKNWENYELTFGIRRLTETVNYPLFTEDMSFNSEGLLDALLAQKDRGKAIVLLNFPNNPTGYTPGIKEGEAIVAAILRAAEEGINVVVVSDDAYFGLFFEDSLKESLFGKLANLHPRVLAVKIDGATKEEFVWGFRVGFITYASENKELLAALEQKTLGIIRATISSGAHPSQTFVLDALKAPEFAAQKEEKFQIMKGRANKVKALLDSGKYGDDVWTYYPFNSGYFMCLKLLTVPAEALRLHLIHNYGLGTIALGESDLRIAFSCIEEDQLEDLFDLVYAGIRDLEKA; encoded by the coding sequence ATGAATCCACTGGCTGGACAATTAAATGACAGCATCAAGGCAGGCAATGAACATGTGTACGATATGCTCTCTAATCTCGGTAAGGCAATCTATTTCCCCAAAGAGGGCATCCTGAGCCAATCCGCAGAAGCGACGGCTCATGCCAAGAAGTATAATGCTACCATCGGTATTGCTACCGAGAACGGAATGCCGATGCATCTTGGTGTGATCCAGGATAAACTCTCCGCCTACAGCCCCAAAGACCTGTACGGCTACGCGCCTCCTGCAGGCAAGCCGGAGCTGCGCACGGTATGGCGGGAGAAGATGCTGCGTGAGAATCCGTCGCTTGAAGGCAAGTCCTTCAGCAATCCTGTCGTTACGAACGCCCTGACACACGGCCTTAGCATAGTTGCCGACTTGTTCGCAGAACAAGGGGATGCCGTCATCTATCCGGACAAAAACTGGGAGAACTACGAGCTGACCTTCGGCATCCGCCGTCTGACCGAAACCGTTAACTATCCGCTGTTCACCGAAGATATGAGCTTCAACAGCGAAGGGTTGCTGGACGCGCTGCTGGCCCAGAAGGACCGCGGCAAAGCGATCGTCCTGCTCAACTTCCCTAACAATCCGACAGGGTATACACCTGGCATTAAAGAAGGCGAAGCTATTGTTGCCGCCATCCTTCGTGCCGCTGAAGAAGGCATTAATGTCGTGGTGGTCAGCGACGACGCTTATTTCGGACTCTTTTTCGAGGATTCACTGAAGGAATCGCTGTTTGGCAAGCTGGCTAACCTGCATCCGCGTGTGCTGGCAGTCAAGATCGACGGGGCAACCAAAGAGGAGTTTGTCTGGGGCTTCCGCGTCGGCTTCATCACATACGCTTCCGAGAACAAAGAGCTGCTGGCAGCCCTGGAGCAGAAGACACTCGGTATTATCCGGGCCACTATCTCCAGCGGAGCACATCCGTCACAGACCTTCGTACTGGACGCACTGAAGGCACCGGAATTCGCCGCACAAAAGGAAGAGAAGTTCCAGATCATGAAAGGCCGGGCCAACAAAGTGAAGGCGCTGCTGGACAGCGGCAAATACGGCGATGACGTATGGACTTATTATCCGTTCAACTCCGGGTACTTCATGTGCCTCAAGCTGCTCACCGTGCCGGCTGAAGCCCTACGGCTCCACCTGATCCACAATTACGGTCTGGGCACCATCGCCCTCGGCGAAAGCGATCTGCGCATTGCCTTCTCCTGTATCGAAGAGGATCAGCTTGAGGATCTGTTCGATCTGGTCTATGCAGGCATCCGCGATTTGGAGAAAGCCTGA
- a CDS encoding helix-turn-helix domain-containing protein, which produces MLHASPSSFVILPALAKIVCEPGWKWQKREKPLQNYDLFYVWSGEGTVVRSGVPYQVGKGSCFLFRPGDHTSATHNPQKPLVLTYIHFDVAEEVTEIPAPYHELEETVEFEHLLARYVRLFLVQTYAAEEEGRLILKQLMIHLLRQDQVVPVERHVSNQLAEVIHEVANYVSQHPGAAHRVEDLAARAGLSPRYFSIKFKEITGSSVQSYVIRTRIERAQHLLLYAGMNVTEVADALGYRDIFFFSRQFKQHTGKSPSEIR; this is translated from the coding sequence ATGCTGCATGCATCGCCATCCTCTTTTGTAATCCTCCCGGCCTTAGCGAAGATCGTCTGTGAACCGGGCTGGAAGTGGCAAAAAAGAGAGAAGCCGCTGCAAAATTATGATTTGTTCTATGTGTGGAGCGGGGAAGGAACCGTTGTGCGCAGCGGTGTGCCTTATCAGGTGGGAAAGGGAAGCTGCTTCCTGTTCCGGCCGGGGGATCATACAAGTGCTACACATAATCCGCAGAAACCGCTTGTGCTTACATATATTCATTTCGATGTCGCCGAAGAGGTAACGGAGATTCCTGCGCCTTATCACGAACTGGAGGAGACCGTGGAGTTCGAGCATCTGCTGGCCCGTTACGTCCGCCTGTTCCTGGTGCAGACTTACGCTGCAGAGGAGGAAGGCCGCCTGATCCTGAAGCAGCTGATGATTCATCTGCTGCGGCAGGACCAGGTCGTGCCGGTAGAGCGCCATGTCAGCAACCAGCTGGCGGAGGTGATCCATGAGGTGGCTAACTATGTCAGCCAGCATCCCGGTGCAGCGCACCGGGTGGAGGATCTGGCCGCACGGGCAGGACTGTCGCCCCGTTACTTCTCGATCAAGTTCAAAGAGATTACCGGCTCTTCCGTGCAGTCCTATGTGATCCGCACCCGGATTGAACGGGCCCAGCATCTCTTGCTGTACGCCGGTATGAATGTGACTGAGGTAGCGGATGCGCTGGGCTACCGCGATATATTCTTCTTCAGCCGCCAGTTCAAGCAGCATACCGGCAAAAGCCCGTCGGAAATACGCTGA
- a CDS encoding imm11 family protein, with protein sequence MKVYELKVNHSNTTTLIMKNRDALSSHPIRSDFKEQNLARDWQPAEMQTYKRRKFNEFPYLIPEKPIVSEKVMQILKPHTPTEVEFLPLLHNEFELYMMNVTNILDCVDWQRSEAQWLYEKYFMRFDKLVFDFAKIPKNTYLFKTEELATTKVFVTELFRELIEDYQLPGLDFSVVYDSEFTYTEAEQRMDQGQAVGSGKWRMQFDEEGEFWLGELTLELKYRWGRPVYIPPILLGYSWHEVEKCEIDSFNW encoded by the coding sequence ATGAAGGTATATGAATTAAAGGTTAACCATTCCAACACAACTACATTAATTATGAAAAATCGTGACGCACTTTCGTCTCATCCTATTCGAAGTGACTTTAAAGAACAAAATCTAGCCCGAGATTGGCAGCCCGCTGAAATGCAGACTTATAAACGCAGAAAATTTAATGAATTTCCGTATCTGATACCCGAGAAACCAATAGTCTCCGAAAAGGTTATGCAAATTCTTAAGCCTCATACACCTACTGAGGTTGAGTTCCTTCCCCTTTTACATAATGAGTTTGAACTTTATATGATGAATGTAACGAATATTTTGGATTGTGTGGACTGGCAGCGTTCGGAAGCACAATGGCTTTATGAAAAGTATTTTATGCGTTTTGATAAACTGGTATTTGATTTTGCTAAAATCCCGAAAAATACATATCTGTTCAAAACGGAAGAGCTGGCGACAACAAAAGTGTTTGTTACTGAATTATTCAGAGAGCTTATAGAAGATTATCAATTGCCAGGTCTGGACTTCTCTGTCGTATACGATTCGGAGTTCACTTATACAGAAGCAGAGCAAAGAATGGACCAAGGTCAGGCTGTCGGCAGCGGGAAGTGGAGAATGCAGTTTGATGAGGAAGGTGAGTTTTGGCTGGGGGAATTAACATTGGAGCTGAAATACCGGTGGGGCAGGCCGGTGTATATCCCGCCGATTCTGCTTGGCTATAGCTGGCATGAGGTGGAGAAATGTGAAATTGACAGCTTCAATTGGTAG
- a CDS encoding YjcZ family sporulation protein: MSEEVRGGYGYGHGAFTSTGAILVLFILLVIISRSLFV; the protein is encoded by the coding sequence ATGAGCGAAGAAGTTAGAGGCGGATACGGATACGGACACGGTGCATTCACAAGCACAGGCGCAATTCTGGTTCTCTTTATCCTGCTGGTTATCATCAGCCGTTCACTCTTTGTCTAA
- a CDS encoding S8 family serine peptidase — MKKIVTLFLVLSILLGNVSQMSGYATATGAVESGLLTETKPSSETDDLVPLVSKSTNDAVSEILSAMTVTQDTYSKSIRGRYLVSLKKDYPVSVSSVVYSVYAETLEAGFTDSAVNLSTFAEMRKQQNNEDLAHKVNLYHVKGLESANALYMELHPEEVNQLLANPMVAAVEEDKPIQIAEEKALTQVEEQPIKESSQTIPWGIHSTGSYITRQAEGSVDSRIKVAVFDTGISSHPDLNIAGGVSYVDTSPSYADDKGHGTHIAGTIAALDNSFGVVGAAPETELYAVKVADSSGDGYTSSVIQGIEWAIDHDINIINMSFVSAQYSELLHKAIQKASSAGIIIVAAAGNNGSGEDTVQYPAKYPEVVAVGAIESSHHRTDFSATGDELDLVAPGFGVMSTMMNGGYGVSSGTSNAAAHVTGAAALFWSHHPSLSGQQVIDKLYETATPLETSHEAGHGIINIAKAQGVITGSIAPLSEENLSGLNTIIPSNPDSEIGIASYDPKNDGASIHPGDSVTVSLKLEGDEHGENPHQRVDVEVTSASNPLQVIASKTITGVELDKDISYTWQTSSSTPTGTYKIKYKFPAVPSGLYDYQFTVYVTEAGIGQDTFEPNDTVITAKNVFPENSYISYISSASDVDYYKLTAEETGQIPIGLTIPSTVDYELDIYTASGLPVWSSSNGTGAAEHVDLQITKDEVYYLKVTGFSGQFSSSPYTLILGAIEAQPFAVPTGLEKTEYANSIKLTWDAMPGAVLYKLRINGVDKGTSNVNSYTFSNLISSQGYLLEVAAVYPEGTSAYASVQASTTLPELIVYQPQDVNQASRSTQLFSFKPATTGVYRIFTSPYQGSGPAVDTELSIYNNLQLGKQLAVNDDTNDTVFSEIRVSLIGGQTYYVKVNGFDTTALRTRITADVISSSIPYIQQDHAVDINEQAGNSNVYVFVPANTGKFRINTNRYGGSASSKANDTDLSIFASVDMEETITGGYNDDKADSVFSEVTVNLSAGVPYYIRVDEVNGGKTYARLLVTSAGQTTFTSLNTGIPLDLSKVSGEEAYLQFTPVSTGKYRFFTSNYQATSQLNDTEIALYTDTDLKNLLDSNDDARDYRPYGEHFSKLEVNLTAGTTYYVAVRSFGSINGLQTRFAVEEMGHNTAGSAVNLPFGELVTTDSQGAPLAISSLYDTDYYKIELTAPDQISLYLSQGDGTIEDPHGNIRGYFSTDGQMSFDLDAGTYYLKIQSGWEGPAWGFSKFEYELSADINLVEYIQGENEFMSTLRALKASAVKSFDATPGNKGSVKVQYKNKVNNTNLKVEIRTANLANGISVYEYTTGGSFNKNTLTDISWNGAVDSKSPDKYWYANYTDSISGTPQYWAKDGYYKIFVSRLEGSKKKQTQEFLVQVINDPLNGLNIIPLPPTIEKGKTITSKTDPCKACKNYFERYILHPNDHAYELTYGTWFAEVYGLTGIQKFAAGASALITCSEGTAKERLQCTLSNVGMIPILGEGADAINGVIYFVNGDYIDALLSAGAIVPFVGNFVTAGKKISYTAAKRVELVYKLNPCGCVPEGTEIITKNGPKPIEQIQIGELVLAKDTDTGKQEYKPVVNLFNRENTEIYNLGIQGKIVQSTGNHPFWVIGKGWVTADELTPGDLLETQTGATVVLQSVALSDAVSKVYNFEVEEFHTYYLSEFALLTHNSAEACQLSNYSKIVTKRLTARTTGAQSTILAGEITKATGLAKPFGWAAHHIIPYKPSNDFAVKLHAIMKKYNIDLNSSANGVFLPPATNKTDLLVIDEFTISTHTGSHGVTYYEDLYNMVRVVEDDGVDAVLEVINEMREKLLTGQYQLYKAKK; from the coding sequence TTGAAGAAGATAGTCACTTTATTTTTAGTTTTATCTATCTTGCTTGGTAATGTCAGCCAGATGTCGGGCTATGCTACTGCTACAGGAGCTGTTGAAAGCGGCCTCCTCACAGAGACTAAGCCATCATCCGAAACGGATGACTTGGTGCCATTGGTCTCGAAGAGCACTAACGATGCAGTTAGTGAAATTCTGTCTGCTATGACAGTAACACAAGATACATACAGTAAAAGTATACGGGGAAGATATTTAGTCAGCTTGAAAAAAGATTATCCTGTAAGTGTCTCAAGTGTAGTTTACAGTGTGTATGCAGAAACACTTGAGGCTGGTTTTACGGATAGTGCTGTAAATCTGAGCACTTTCGCGGAGATGAGAAAGCAGCAAAACAATGAGGATCTTGCACACAAAGTTAATCTATATCATGTGAAGGGCCTGGAGAGTGCCAATGCACTGTATATGGAATTGCATCCGGAAGAAGTCAACCAGTTGCTTGCAAATCCAATGGTTGCTGCAGTTGAAGAAGACAAACCGATACAAATTGCGGAAGAGAAGGCACTCACACAGGTGGAAGAGCAGCCGATCAAGGAAAGCTCACAAACGATTCCTTGGGGCATCCATTCGACAGGATCATACATAACGAGACAAGCAGAAGGTTCAGTTGATAGCCGGATTAAAGTGGCGGTCTTTGATACGGGAATATCTAGCCATCCAGATCTGAACATTGCCGGTGGAGTTAGTTATGTAGATACTTCTCCGAGTTATGCAGATGACAAGGGGCATGGAACACATATTGCCGGTACAATTGCCGCTTTGGATAATTCATTCGGCGTAGTAGGTGCTGCACCGGAGACCGAGCTTTACGCGGTAAAAGTGGCGGACTCTTCTGGCGACGGATACACAAGTTCGGTCATTCAGGGTATCGAGTGGGCTATTGATCATGACATCAATATCATTAATATGAGTTTTGTATCTGCTCAATATAGTGAATTACTGCACAAAGCCATACAAAAGGCAAGCTCTGCCGGAATCATTATTGTGGCTGCGGCTGGTAATAACGGTTCCGGAGAGGACACCGTGCAATATCCTGCTAAATACCCTGAGGTTGTTGCGGTCGGAGCGATAGAGTCATCACACCACCGTACGGACTTCTCGGCTACAGGCGATGAGCTTGATCTTGTAGCACCGGGCTTTGGTGTAATGAGCACGATGATGAATGGTGGGTACGGTGTTTCCTCCGGAACGTCCAACGCAGCTGCACATGTCACGGGAGCTGCAGCATTATTCTGGTCTCACCATCCGTCGCTCAGTGGACAGCAAGTTATTGACAAGTTATATGAAACAGCGACACCACTCGAAACATCACATGAAGCCGGTCACGGTATTATTAATATTGCTAAAGCACAAGGAGTCATTACAGGTTCAATTGCCCCATTATCAGAAGAAAATCTCTCAGGGCTTAATACAATCATTCCTTCTAATCCAGATAGTGAAATAGGGATTGCCTCTTATGATCCTAAGAATGACGGCGCTTCTATCCATCCAGGGGATTCGGTTACAGTCTCCCTAAAGCTGGAGGGAGATGAGCATGGGGAGAACCCGCATCAACGGGTTGATGTGGAAGTTACTTCCGCCTCCAATCCGCTTCAAGTTATTGCAAGTAAAACGATAACCGGAGTGGAACTGGACAAGGATATTTCCTATACTTGGCAGACTTCTTCCTCTACGCCTACCGGTACGTATAAAATCAAATACAAATTTCCTGCAGTACCTTCAGGGTTATATGATTATCAGTTTACTGTTTATGTGACTGAAGCAGGCATAGGGCAAGATACTTTTGAACCTAATGACACCGTTATAACTGCCAAAAATGTATTCCCGGAGAATAGTTATATCTCTTATATTTCCTCAGCCAGTGATGTGGATTACTACAAGCTGACAGCTGAGGAGACTGGACAAATTCCTATCGGGCTAACCATTCCCTCGACGGTAGATTATGAACTAGATATTTATACCGCATCGGGACTCCCTGTATGGAGCTCTTCTAATGGTACAGGTGCAGCAGAGCATGTGGATTTACAAATAACCAAAGATGAAGTCTATTATCTTAAGGTCACCGGATTCAGCGGCCAGTTCAGCTCCTCACCGTATACTTTAATTTTAGGGGCCATTGAAGCACAGCCTTTTGCAGTTCCTACTGGTCTGGAAAAGACAGAGTATGCTAACAGCATCAAGCTGACCTGGGATGCGATGCCTGGGGCTGTACTCTATAAACTTCGAATTAACGGAGTAGATAAAGGGACCTCAAACGTCAACTCATATACCTTTTCAAACTTGATATCCTCACAAGGCTATCTCCTGGAAGTAGCCGCAGTATATCCGGAAGGTACCAGCGCTTATGCCTCTGTTCAGGCTTCTACTACCTTGCCGGAACTAATTGTATATCAGCCGCAGGATGTAAATCAGGCCTCCCGCAGCACTCAGCTGTTCAGCTTCAAGCCGGCTACAACCGGGGTGTACCGGATTTTTACCAGTCCGTACCAAGGCAGCGGCCCTGCCGTGGATACCGAACTTTCAATATATAATAATCTGCAGCTGGGTAAGCAGCTTGCAGTGAATGATGATACGAATGACACGGTCTTCTCGGAGATCCGAGTCAGCCTGATTGGCGGACAGACTTACTATGTCAAAGTAAATGGTTTTGATACAACCGCTTTGCGTACGAGAATTACTGCGGATGTCATCAGCTCAAGCATTCCTTACATTCAGCAGGATCATGCAGTTGATATTAACGAACAGGCTGGTAACAGCAATGTATACGTCTTCGTTCCGGCGAATACCGGTAAATTCAGAATAAACACTAACCGCTATGGCGGAAGCGCAAGTTCGAAGGCTAACGATACGGATCTCTCTATATTTGCGAGTGTAGATATGGAAGAAACAATTACCGGCGGCTATAACGACGATAAAGCAGACTCCGTGTTCTCAGAGGTGACTGTGAATCTCAGTGCGGGTGTTCCGTATTACATTCGTGTAGATGAAGTGAATGGCGGCAAAACGTATGCACGGCTGCTGGTCACTTCAGCTGGACAAACTACATTTACCTCCCTGAACACCGGGATACCACTTGATTTATCCAAGGTAAGCGGAGAAGAAGCATATTTGCAATTCACACCTGTGTCGACAGGCAAATACCGCTTCTTCACTTCCAATTACCAGGCGACTTCGCAGCTGAATGATACCGAAATAGCCTTATATACGGACACAGATCTTAAGAATTTGCTTGACTCCAATGATGATGCCCGGGATTACAGACCGTACGGTGAACATTTCTCGAAACTGGAAGTGAACTTAACTGCAGGGACGACTTACTATGTCGCTGTGCGAAGCTTCGGCTCAATCAACGGATTGCAAACTCGGTTTGCAGTGGAAGAAATGGGGCATAACACTGCGGGTTCTGCGGTGAACTTACCCTTTGGTGAATTAGTAACTACAGATTCACAAGGTGCTCCACTTGCAATTTCATCCTTGTACGATACCGATTATTACAAAATAGAATTGACTGCTCCTGATCAGATCAGTTTGTATCTGTCTCAGGGTGACGGGACCATCGAGGATCCCCACGGAAATATCAGAGGCTACTTCAGTACAGATGGGCAGATGTCCTTTGATCTGGATGCCGGGACATATTATCTGAAGATCCAGAGCGGTTGGGAAGGTCCCGCTTGGGGTTTTTCAAAATTTGAGTATGAGTTGTCAGCGGATATTAACCTTGTAGAGTATATACAGGGTGAAAATGAGTTCATGTCTACCCTGCGTGCTCTGAAAGCAAGCGCAGTAAAAAGCTTTGATGCTACGCCTGGTAATAAAGGTTCTGTCAAGGTTCAGTATAAAAATAAGGTAAATAATACTAACCTTAAAGTAGAGATCAGAACAGCTAATTTGGCAAATGGGATAAGTGTTTATGAATACACCACAGGAGGAAGTTTTAACAAGAATACGCTAACCGACATTTCATGGAATGGAGCGGTTGATTCCAAGTCGCCAGATAAATATTGGTATGCAAATTATACTGATTCAATCTCTGGAACGCCTCAGTACTGGGCGAAAGATGGTTATTATAAAATATTTGTATCACGCTTGGAAGGCAGTAAGAAGAAACAAACTCAGGAATTCCTAGTGCAGGTAATCAACGATCCGTTAAATGGGTTGAATATTATTCCGCTGCCTCCGACTATTGAGAAGGGTAAAACGATCACTTCAAAAACTGATCCATGCAAAGCATGCAAAAATTATTTTGAGCGTTATATTTTGCATCCCAATGATCATGCCTATGAACTGACGTATGGGACATGGTTTGCAGAAGTGTATGGACTAACGGGTATTCAGAAATTTGCAGCCGGGGCATCAGCTCTAATCACATGTAGTGAAGGTACTGCCAAAGAAAGATTACAGTGTACCTTGAGCAATGTTGGGATGATACCGATACTTGGTGAAGGTGCTGATGCAATTAATGGCGTGATTTACTTTGTCAATGGTGATTATATTGACGCCTTATTGTCAGCCGGAGCGATCGTCCCATTCGTCGGTAATTTTGTTACAGCGGGAAAGAAAATTTCATATACCGCAGCTAAACGTGTTGAACTAGTCTATAAATTGAACCCCTGCGGATGCGTTCCTGAAGGAACGGAGATTATTACCAAAAATGGACCCAAGCCAATAGAACAGATCCAGATTGGCGAGCTTGTATTGGCTAAAGATACGGATACCGGCAAGCAAGAATATAAACCTGTTGTAAATCTATTCAACAGGGAAAATACCGAGATTTATAATCTTGGAATTCAAGGTAAAATAGTTCAAAGCACAGGTAACCATCCATTCTGGGTGATAGGAAAAGGCTGGGTAACTGCTGACGAGTTAACTCCTGGGGATTTATTAGAGACGCAAACAGGCGCTACTGTTGTTTTACAGTCTGTTGCATTAAGTGATGCAGTATCCAAGGTCTATAATTTTGAAGTAGAAGAGTTTCACACCTACTATCTATCAGAGTTTGCTTTACTAACTCATAATTCGGCGGAAGCATGTCAACTTTCTAATTATAGTAAAATTGTAACCAAAAGATTGACAGCTAGAACCACCGGTGCACAATCTACTATTTTGGCTGGGGAAATTACAAAGGCAACAGGACTAGCCAAGCCGTTTGGTTGGGCAGCACATCATATTATACCTTATAAGCCATCAAATGATTTTGCTGTTAAATTACATGCAATTATGAAAAAATATAATATTGATCTCAATTCATCAGCAAATGGAGTGTTTTTACCGCCAGCAACTAATAAAACGGATTTGCTGGTAATTGATGAGTTTACAATTTCTACGCACACTGGGTCACATGGTGTAACCTATTATGAGGATTTGTATAACATGGTTAGGGTTGTTGAAGATGATGGTGTTGATGCAGTTTTGGAAGTGATTAACGAAATGCGAGAAAAACTGCTCACTGGACAATATCAGTTGTATAAAGCGAAAAAATAG
- the gpmA gene encoding 2,3-diphosphoglycerate-dependent phosphoglycerate mutase, with protein MYEIVLIRHGESEYNRQNLFTGWSDPDLTEKGVEEAKKAGKLLKDAGYTFDLAFASVLKRSIKTLNYVLDEMDLLWIPVQKSWKLNERHYGALQGLSKSETALKYGEEQLHIWRRSLSVRPPMLEPDDPRYARNDIRYKEVRPGDIPRGESLEDTVHRVGDFWGNRIVPLIRKKERVLISAHGNTLRALIKYMEDIDETALLDLNIPTGVPLVYKLDDDVKPISRFYLGEPEEVQEKAREVANQSKITE; from the coding sequence ATGTACGAAATAGTACTGATACGGCATGGAGAGAGCGAATACAACCGGCAGAACCTGTTTACGGGCTGGAGCGATCCCGATCTGACGGAAAAGGGTGTAGAAGAGGCGAAGAAAGCAGGCAAGCTGCTGAAGGATGCAGGGTACACATTCGATCTTGCGTTCGCCTCCGTGCTGAAGCGTTCGATCAAGACACTCAACTATGTGCTGGATGAGATGGATTTGCTGTGGATTCCAGTGCAGAAATCGTGGAAGCTGAATGAGCGTCATTACGGGGCGCTGCAGGGCCTCAGCAAAAGTGAAACCGCACTGAAATACGGCGAGGAGCAGCTCCATATCTGGCGGCGCAGCCTCTCGGTCCGTCCTCCGATGCTGGAGCCGGATGATCCGCGCTATGCCAGAAATGATATCCGCTATAAGGAAGTGCGTCCGGGCGACATCCCGCGCGGTGAGAGTCTGGAGGATACCGTGCACCGGGTCGGCGATTTCTGGGGCAACCGGATTGTCCCGCTGATCCGCAAGAAGGAGCGTGTGCTGATCTCGGCGCATGGCAATACGCTGCGGGCCCTGATCAAATACATGGAGGATATTGATGAAACGGCGCTGCTGGATCTCAATATTCCAACCGGCGTCCCGCTTGTCTATAAGCTCGATGACGATGTGAAGCCGATCAGCCGCTTCTATCTCGGCGAACCGGAAGAGGTACAGGAGAAAGCGCGCGAGGTAGCTAATCAGAGTAAGATTACGGAGTGA
- a CDS encoding imm11 family protein, with the protein MRVYSLRSGEDSMDLMLDKTVSAEHPIESKFTGDSKITVWTPPILYTNNKRKYNDFPRYLTGHPIISEKVKNILFPIIAEEIECLPLAHPELKLFMLNITNVIDCVDYSRSVIKLTGKGNFARFIKQVFDFSKIPEKTYMFKIKETAIIQVFVTDKFKELVELHGLKGLDFSEVYDSAFTADKEEEQERNYQAALDSIERSKGIEFSYDEARILMEQGKAVASGKWRMQLDENGELWIADLTPALLYDWGQPIYIPPVLMLLQWHEVEKSEINL; encoded by the coding sequence ATGAGAGTATATAGTTTAAGATCTGGTGAAGATTCCATGGATTTAATGCTGGACAAGACTGTAAGTGCAGAGCATCCTATAGAGTCGAAATTCACAGGCGATTCCAAAATAACGGTGTGGACGCCACCGATCCTGTACACTAATAATAAAAGGAAATATAACGATTTTCCAAGATACTTAACTGGACATCCTATTATCTCGGAGAAAGTAAAGAATATTTTATTTCCAATTATTGCAGAAGAAATTGAATGTCTTCCCTTGGCGCATCCTGAATTGAAGTTGTTTATGCTCAACATTACAAATGTTATTGACTGTGTTGATTATAGTCGTTCAGTTATTAAGCTAACGGGGAAAGGCAATTTCGCTCGATTTATTAAACAAGTTTTTGATTTTTCTAAGATACCTGAAAAGACCTATATGTTTAAAATAAAGGAAACGGCAATCATTCAAGTTTTTGTAACAGACAAATTTAAAGAGCTTGTGGAGCTCCACGGTCTTAAAGGTTTGGATTTCTCAGAAGTATACGATTCAGCTTTTACTGCAGATAAAGAAGAAGAACAAGAACGGAATTATCAAGCAGCTCTTGATTCTATTGAGCGCAGTAAAGGGATTGAGTTCTCTTACGATGAGGCTCGTATTCTTATGGAGCAGGGAAAAGCTGTTGCCAGTGGAAAATGGAGAATGCAATTGGATGAGAATGGTGAATTGTGGATAGCGGATTTGACACCAGCTTTGTTGTATGACTGGGGACAGCCGATTTATATTCCTCCTGTGTTAATGCTTTTACAATGGCACGAAGTAGAAAAGTCCGAAATTAACTTATAG